A single Brachybacterium sillae DNA region contains:
- a CDS encoding DEAD/DEAH box helicase, with amino-acid sequence MRRPETTAEIDALRTRIARLERELAEAREQLRELQREEPVGARPRSDLLPTVTAASSSAEKLALFRARFTGRNDVYATRWTSARTGKSGWSPAVRGGFYTGSETAADYLPLDERTIERHLRGAAAPGEREFHIGLYPMLEGDQCRLLVCDFDDAEWRHDAAAFVAECEQVGIHALTEVSRSGEGAHVWIFFEDVLPAMTARAAGMRLLRAAMTRRPAMDFRSYDRFFPSQDTLPERSSGRARLGNLIALPLQGDCRRRGTTVFVDPDTWRPHEDQFAALASTTPVSAERIRELGATSHAEARVGPAESLGARPRRASIRAAARGTAHRSLKLRRDALLHVPTAHLPGIVITELKHMASVPNPEFYRRQAQRFSTFGTPRLVTSFEHDEHELRLPRGLTDETVALLADAGFQAAIEATATAQTRLVLTFTGQLREKQQEAVDALLAHDTGVLVAPPGAGKTVMACALIAERARPTAILVNRAELLTQWRERLQQFLGLTDKQIGQLGAGRRKRRGVVDLIMMQSVSHRNADPAVLEEYGQIIVDECHAVAAPATEAALRNVSARYWVGLTATPYRADQLNGLITMQCGPVRHVLDSQERAERKLIVHETTFRTDEPGTDGPSIQAIYSELAADPERNAMIARHVNEAVAQGRTCLVLTNRLEHLDALADALKGCAAPVVGLHGRLPTAERRSIRASLNEMEARQQPYVLLAIDKVAGEGLDLPALNTLFLGVPVSFKGRVIQQIGRITRGHDASHLPATVHDYRDMYVPLLERMYSRRRRIMAKEGFVTAGPSEEE; translated from the coding sequence GTGCGCCGTCCGGAGACCACCGCTGAGATCGATGCCCTGCGGACACGGATCGCGAGACTGGAGCGGGAACTTGCAGAAGCCCGCGAACAGCTGAGGGAGCTTCAGCGAGAGGAGCCGGTCGGCGCGCGCCCTCGCTCCGATCTGCTTCCTACCGTCACGGCGGCCTCGTCGAGCGCCGAGAAGCTCGCCTTGTTCCGAGCGCGCTTCACCGGCAGGAACGACGTCTACGCAACACGCTGGACCAGCGCGCGCACGGGGAAGTCCGGCTGGAGTCCTGCCGTGCGCGGCGGCTTCTACACAGGCTCCGAGACCGCTGCTGACTACCTGCCACTCGATGAGCGCACGATCGAACGGCATCTGCGGGGCGCGGCTGCTCCTGGGGAGCGCGAGTTCCATATCGGTCTCTACCCGATGCTCGAAGGCGACCAGTGCCGGCTTCTCGTCTGCGATTTCGACGACGCAGAGTGGCGGCACGACGCCGCGGCCTTCGTCGCAGAGTGCGAGCAGGTTGGGATCCACGCGCTCACCGAGGTCTCCCGTTCCGGCGAAGGCGCGCATGTCTGGATCTTCTTCGAGGATGTGCTCCCCGCCATGACGGCTCGCGCAGCGGGGATGCGGCTCCTGCGCGCTGCGATGACCCGCAGGCCGGCGATGGACTTCCGCAGCTACGACCGCTTCTTTCCCTCGCAGGACACGCTGCCCGAACGATCCTCAGGGCGGGCGCGCCTGGGCAACCTCATCGCGTTGCCCTTGCAAGGCGACTGCCGCCGACGCGGGACGACCGTGTTCGTCGACCCCGACACATGGCGTCCGCACGAGGACCAATTCGCGGCACTCGCGTCGACGACGCCCGTCTCCGCAGAACGAATCAGGGAACTTGGAGCGACGAGCCACGCAGAGGCGCGCGTGGGGCCCGCCGAGTCGTTGGGCGCCAGGCCACGGCGAGCGAGCATTCGAGCGGCCGCGCGCGGAACCGCGCATAGGTCGCTGAAGCTTCGCCGCGATGCTCTGTTGCACGTCCCGACGGCACACCTTCCGGGCATCGTGATCACCGAGCTCAAGCACATGGCATCGGTGCCCAACCCCGAGTTCTATCGCAGGCAAGCACAGCGGTTCAGCACCTTCGGGACGCCACGCCTGGTCACCAGCTTCGAGCACGACGAGCACGAGCTGCGGCTACCACGGGGGCTTACCGACGAAACCGTGGCGCTCCTCGCGGATGCGGGATTCCAGGCAGCGATCGAGGCAACAGCGACGGCGCAGACACGTCTGGTGCTGACATTCACGGGGCAGCTGCGAGAGAAGCAACAGGAAGCCGTCGACGCGCTCCTCGCACATGACACCGGAGTGCTCGTTGCACCGCCCGGGGCGGGCAAGACGGTCATGGCCTGCGCGCTCATCGCCGAGCGCGCCAGGCCGACGGCGATCCTCGTGAACCGGGCCGAACTGCTCACACAGTGGCGTGAGCGTCTTCAGCAGTTCCTCGGCCTCACCGACAAGCAGATCGGACAGCTGGGAGCCGGGCGTCGGAAGCGGCGAGGTGTCGTGGACCTGATCATGATGCAGTCCGTCTCGCACCGGAACGCCGACCCTGCGGTGCTGGAAGAGTACGGGCAGATCATCGTCGACGAGTGCCATGCCGTCGCCGCTCCCGCGACCGAGGCCGCCCTGCGCAATGTCAGCGCACGCTACTGGGTCGGGCTGACAGCGACCCCCTACCGTGCCGATCAGTTGAACGGCCTGATCACGATGCAGTGCGGGCCGGTGCGGCACGTGCTCGACTCTCAGGAGCGAGCGGAGCGCAAGCTGATCGTCCACGAGACGACCTTCCGCACGGACGAGCCCGGGACAGACGGGCCGTCTATCCAAGCGATCTACTCGGAGCTCGCCGCCGATCCCGAACGCAACGCGATGATCGCCCGGCACGTCAATGAAGCGGTCGCCCAGGGGCGGACGTGCCTCGTCCTGACGAACAGGCTCGAGCATCTCGACGCGCTCGCAGATGCATTGAAGGGATGCGCGGCGCCAGTGGTCGGGCTCCATGGGCGCCTCCCCACCGCGGAACGCCGAAGCATTAGAGCGTCTCTCAACGAGATGGAAGCACGGCAGCAGCCATACGTGCTCCTCGCCATCGACAAGGTCGCCGGCGAAGGGCTCGATCTCCCGGCGCTCAACACGCTGTTCCTGGGAGTTCCGGTCTCCTTCAAGGGGCGAGTGATCCAGCAGATCGGACGCATCACCCGCGGGCATGATGCCAGTCACCTCCCCGCCACCGTTCATGACTACCGCGACATGTACGTACCGCTTCTGGAGCGCATGTACTCGCGACGACGGCGCATCATGGCGAAGGAGGGCTTCGTGACGGCGGGGCCCTCCGAAGAGGAGTAG
- a CDS encoding prephenate dehydrogenase has product MSGPSALVPSPVRIIGTGLIGGSLGLALRGAGVEVQVVDASPGAEALAVELGVGSVPAADAADPALVIIAAPPDVTPALVVRELQRQPQAVVTDVASVKGRVLAGVLAARESGEITEADAARYVGVHPMAGREVSGVIAAQADLFRGRPFVVVPHPGSSPAAVSIVRALGLELGAVPLSLAADAHDDAVARVSHAPQVVASLLGATLQQAGDDALSLSGQGLRDTTRIAASDPRLWVEILGANAAALTPVLAGLRDHLAEILDALDALERGEGPERGARRRLADLIASGNAGVARIPGKHGGARDRFAQLVVLVPDRPGELARLLTEIGQVGVNLEDLRLEHSMGKSAGLAHLSVQAGREGLLTTELGARGWTVVDG; this is encoded by the coding sequence GTGAGCGGCCCCAGTGCCCTGGTGCCGTCCCCGGTGCGGATCATCGGCACCGGGCTGATCGGTGGATCCCTCGGTCTGGCGTTGCGCGGCGCCGGCGTCGAGGTGCAGGTGGTCGATGCGTCCCCCGGGGCCGAGGCTCTTGCGGTGGAGCTCGGCGTCGGCTCCGTCCCGGCCGCCGATGCCGCAGATCCGGCGCTGGTGATCATCGCTGCCCCACCGGATGTCACCCCCGCGCTCGTGGTGCGCGAGCTGCAGCGCCAGCCGCAGGCCGTCGTCACCGACGTCGCGAGCGTCAAGGGCCGGGTCCTCGCCGGGGTGCTCGCCGCCCGGGAGAGCGGGGAGATCACCGAGGCCGACGCCGCCCGGTACGTCGGCGTGCACCCCATGGCCGGGCGGGAGGTCAGCGGTGTCATCGCCGCCCAGGCCGACCTGTTCCGTGGCCGCCCCTTCGTGGTGGTGCCGCACCCCGGCAGCAGCCCCGCCGCGGTGAGCATCGTGCGGGCGCTCGGGCTGGAGCTCGGCGCGGTGCCGCTGAGCCTGGCTGCCGACGCCCACGACGACGCCGTCGCCCGTGTCTCCCACGCCCCGCAGGTGGTGGCGAGCCTGCTCGGCGCCACGCTCCAGCAGGCCGGGGACGACGCCCTGAGCCTGTCCGGGCAGGGTCTTCGGGACACCACGAGGATCGCCGCCAGCGACCCCCGTCTGTGGGTGGAGATCCTCGGCGCGAACGCCGCCGCGCTCACCCCCGTGCTCGCGGGACTGCGGGACCACCTCGCGGAGATCCTCGACGCCCTGGACGCCCTGGAACGGGGCGAAGGGCCGGAGCGCGGCGCACGACGCCGCCTAGCCGACCTCATCGCCTCCGGGAACGCCGGCGTCGCCCGCATCCCCGGCAAACACGGTGGTGCCCGTGACCGGTTCGCCCAGCTGGTGGTGCTGGTGCCCGACAGGCCCGGGGAACTCGCGCGGTTGCTCACCGAGATCGGTCAGGTCGGGGTGAACCTCGAGGATCTGCGCCTCGAACACAGCATGGGCAAGAGTGCGGGCCTGGCCCATCTGTCGGTGCAGGCCGGGCGTGAGGGCCTGCTCACCACCGAGCTCGGGGCGCGCGGCTGGACCGTCGTCGACGGCTGA
- a CDS encoding helix-turn-helix domain-containing protein, translating to MRLIIDDYEAGASTYELAKRYNVRRNTVRDTLRRAGFDLTAKSKRAALSEEQKAEARRLFASGATRRELMEMYGVSESTIRRVLRPRR from the coding sequence GTGAGGCTCATCATCGATGACTATGAGGCCGGAGCATCCACGTATGAGCTTGCCAAGCGGTACAACGTGCGCCGCAACACCGTCCGCGACACGCTCCGGCGCGCCGGGTTCGACCTCACCGCCAAGTCGAAGCGCGCAGCCCTGAGCGAGGAGCAGAAGGCCGAGGCTCGGCGTCTGTTCGCCAGCGGGGCGACCCGACGCGAGCTGATGGAGATGTACGGAGTGAGCGAATCCACGATCAGACGGGTACTGCGTCCTCGTCGATGA
- a CDS encoding pseudouridine synthase, with protein MTRGSGGAGRRRRSAFTPPRQVRLRDSDGRRRTPTNRSAVAERSMHTDRVSPAEERAAKGPAASGPATPGPVAGEQSAQGERLQKVLARAGLGSRRACEALIAQGRVSVDGETVTEQGVRIDPARQVVHVDGRRLQLDEEKLTVVLNKPRRVVSALHDPEGRRDLTEFTARYDQRLYHVGRLDYETEGLLLLTNDGELAHRLTHPSFHIEKTYVCRFDAPGSAPRGLLRTLREGVELEDGPARADAARLIAHDGREALVEVTLHEGRNRIVRRMFASQGYELTALVRTRIGPVLLGDLRPGATRKLTERELGTLMAEVGL; from the coding sequence ATGACCCGCGGCTCCGGTGGGGCCGGGCGCCGACGCCGCAGCGCCTTCACCCCGCCCCGGCAGGTACGGCTGCGGGACAGCGACGGGCGGCGCCGGACACCGACGAACCGCAGCGCCGTCGCCGAGCGCAGCATGCACACCGACCGGGTATCGCCCGCCGAGGAGCGGGCGGCCAAGGGTCCCGCGGCCAGTGGCCCGGCGACTCCTGGCCCGGTGGCGGGGGAGCAGTCAGCCCAGGGGGAGCGCCTGCAGAAGGTCCTTGCCCGGGCGGGGCTCGGCTCCCGCCGCGCCTGCGAGGCCCTCATCGCGCAGGGGCGCGTCAGCGTCGACGGGGAGACCGTCACCGAACAGGGGGTGCGGATCGACCCCGCCCGGCAGGTGGTGCACGTCGACGGGCGACGGCTGCAGCTGGACGAGGAGAAACTCACCGTCGTGCTGAACAAGCCCCGCCGGGTGGTCTCCGCGCTGCATGACCCGGAGGGACGCCGCGACCTCACCGAGTTCACAGCCCGGTACGACCAGCGGCTCTACCACGTGGGGCGGCTCGACTACGAGACCGAGGGCCTGCTGCTGCTGACGAACGACGGGGAGCTCGCGCACCGTCTCACCCACCCCAGCTTCCACATCGAGAAGACCTACGTGTGTCGCTTCGACGCGCCCGGCAGCGCGCCCCGGGGTCTGCTGCGGACCCTGCGCGAGGGAGTCGAGTTGGAGGACGGTCCCGCCCGGGCCGACGCCGCTCGTCTCATCGCCCACGACGGTCGGGAGGCCTTGGTGGAGGTGACGCTTCACGAGGGGCGCAACCGGATCGTCCGCCGCATGTTCGCCAGCCAGGGATACGAGCTGACGGCGCTGGTGCGCACCCGCATCGGCCCGGTGCTGCTCGGTGACCTCCGCCCCGGCGCCACCCGGAAGCTCACCGAGAGGGAACTCGGCACCCTGATGGCGGAGGTCGGCCTGTGA
- the der gene encoding bifunctional cytidylate kinase/GTPase Der, with translation MQPVTIAIDGPAGSGKSTVSRRVAAALDGGFLDTGAMYRAIAWACLEDGIDLTDREAVACIAEDLDLQLGTDPAGARVVVRGQDITAEIRTERISARVSAVATNTLVRPILQQRQRRILHATAAERGACVAEGRDITTVVAPDADVRVLLTASDEARMARRSRELGLEDTEETRARMRDQVLRRDEDDSAVSEFRTAAEGVTVIDTTDLDIDEVVLEVLRLVDTVRGDAEDDDQDVDAAPAQDDDAAGGADPDDGVDVATAWRAGLDDYELDEEDLALLSGEIEEEQFAAPARNLPVLAVVGRPNVGKSTLVNRILGRREAVVEDVPGVTRDRVFYQAEWAGRDFWLVDTGGWEDRVQGIAYRVAEQAEIAVELADAVLFVVDATVGVTATDEQLLKVLRRAKRPIVLAANKVDDDRGELEAAALWNLGLGQPYPVSAIHGRGSGDLLDAVLAVLPEEGRGAAVDHGPRRVALVGRPNVGKSSLLNRLAGENRVVVDDLAGTTRDPVDEKIELGGQVWTFVDTAGIRRRVLQSQGADFYASLRTRSALDRAEVAVVLLEANEPISTQDLKIIDMVLESGRALVLAFNKWDLLDEERRAQLEWEIEKDLAHVAWAPRVNLSARTGRHTDKLVPALERALESWDTRIPTGRLNAFLGTLVAAHPHPLRGGKQPRILFATQARTRPPRIVIFASGFLEHGYRRFIERRLREDFEFTGTPIGIGVRVREKRKRSR, from the coding sequence ATGCAGCCCGTGACCATCGCCATCGACGGCCCCGCCGGCTCCGGCAAGTCCACCGTCTCCCGCCGCGTCGCGGCCGCCCTGGACGGCGGCTTCCTCGACACCGGGGCGATGTACCGGGCGATCGCCTGGGCCTGCCTCGAAGACGGCATCGACCTCACCGACCGGGAGGCCGTCGCCTGCATCGCCGAGGATCTCGATCTTCAGCTGGGCACCGATCCCGCCGGGGCGCGGGTGGTGGTGCGCGGGCAGGACATCACCGCCGAGATCCGCACCGAGCGGATAAGCGCCCGCGTCAGCGCTGTCGCCACCAACACCCTGGTGCGGCCGATCTTGCAGCAGCGTCAGCGGCGCATCCTCCACGCCACTGCCGCCGAGCGCGGCGCCTGCGTCGCCGAGGGCCGCGACATCACCACCGTCGTCGCCCCCGACGCCGACGTGCGGGTGCTGCTCACTGCCAGCGACGAGGCCCGCATGGCCCGCCGCTCCCGGGAACTCGGCCTGGAGGACACCGAAGAGACCCGCGCGCGGATGCGCGACCAGGTGCTGCGACGCGACGAGGACGACTCCGCCGTCTCCGAGTTCCGTACTGCTGCCGAGGGCGTGACCGTCATCGACACCACCGACCTCGACATCGATGAGGTGGTGCTGGAGGTGCTGCGGCTGGTCGACACGGTGCGCGGCGACGCGGAAGACGACGACCAGGACGTCGACGCGGCCCCGGCGCAGGACGACGACGCGGCCGGTGGGGCAGACCCCGACGACGGGGTGGACGTCGCCACCGCCTGGCGCGCCGGCCTCGACGACTACGAGCTCGACGAGGAGGACCTGGCGCTCCTCTCCGGCGAGATCGAGGAGGAGCAGTTCGCCGCCCCGGCTCGGAACCTGCCGGTGCTGGCCGTCGTCGGCCGCCCGAACGTCGGGAAGTCGACGCTCGTCAACCGCATCCTCGGCCGCCGCGAGGCCGTGGTGGAGGACGTCCCCGGGGTGACCCGCGACCGCGTGTTCTACCAGGCCGAATGGGCGGGCCGGGACTTCTGGCTGGTCGACACCGGTGGCTGGGAGGACAGGGTCCAGGGCATCGCCTACCGCGTCGCCGAACAGGCCGAGATCGCGGTGGAGCTCGCCGATGCGGTCCTGTTCGTGGTCGATGCGACCGTCGGCGTCACCGCGACCGATGAGCAGCTGCTGAAGGTATTGCGCCGTGCCAAGCGCCCGATCGTCCTGGCGGCCAACAAGGTCGACGACGACCGTGGCGAGCTCGAGGCCGCCGCCCTGTGGAACCTCGGTCTCGGCCAGCCGTACCCGGTCTCCGCCATCCACGGCCGAGGGTCCGGGGATCTGCTCGATGCCGTCCTCGCGGTCCTGCCGGAGGAGGGCCGCGGCGCCGCCGTCGACCACGGTCCGCGGCGGGTGGCGCTCGTCGGCCGCCCGAACGTCGGCAAGTCCTCCCTGTTGAACCGCCTCGCGGGGGAGAACCGGGTGGTGGTCGACGACCTCGCCGGCACCACCCGCGACCCGGTCGACGAGAAGATCGAACTCGGTGGACAGGTGTGGACCTTCGTCGACACCGCCGGGATCCGCCGCCGCGTGCTGCAGAGCCAGGGCGCTGACTTCTACGCCAGCCTGCGCACCCGCAGCGCCCTGGACCGCGCGGAGGTCGCGGTGGTGCTGCTGGAGGCGAACGAACCGATCTCCACCCAGGACCTCAAGATCATCGACATGGTGCTGGAATCCGGACGGGCCCTGGTGCTGGCCTTCAACAAGTGGGATCTGCTGGACGAGGAGCGCCGCGCCCAGCTGGAGTGGGAGATCGAGAAGGACCTCGCGCACGTGGCGTGGGCGCCGCGGGTGAACCTCTCGGCCCGCACCGGACGCCACACCGACAAACTGGTGCCAGCCCTGGAGCGGGCCCTGGAATCGTGGGACACCCGCATCCCCACCGGGCGTCTCAACGCGTTCCTCGGCACCCTTGTCGCCGCACACCCGCATCCGCTGCGCGGCGGCAAGCAGCCGCGCATCCTCTTCGCCACGCAGGCCCGCACCCGGCCACCACGGATCGTCATCTTCGCCTCCGGGTTCCTCGAGCACGGCTACCGCCGGTTCATCGAGCGCCGCCTGCGGGAGGACTTCGAGTTCACCGGCACCCCGATCGGCATCGGTGTGCGGGTGCGGGAGAAGCGGAAGCGGAGCCGCTGA
- the ppdK gene encoding pyruvate, phosphate dikinase — protein MTTYVQMFSEGGKDQKDLLGGKGANLAEMTRLGLPVPPGFTITTDACRWYMTHGAPPEELEAQVDAAMATVETGLGRRFGDPENPLLVAVRSGAKMSMPGMMETVLNVGLNDRTVEGLAAVSGSPRFAVDSYRRLLQMFGRTVLDIDAALFEHVLDEARAAKGVRSDTELDEADLRAVVARFQEIIREQTGHEFPQDPREQLRASIRAVFDSWNGPRAVVYRNTERIPHDLGTAVNICSMVFGNLDDRSASGVAFTRDPATGAPGVYGDFLVNAQGEDVVAGIRNTRSLPELQQLMPEVYDELMAIMARLERHYRDLCDIEFTVESGRLWMLQTRVGKRTAEAAFRIAATLVDEAVIDEDEALTRVTGAQLSRLMFPRFATGGDRELLARGMDASPGAAVGRIAFTSADVLELQRRGEDAILVRRETNPDDLDGMLAAVGILTSRGGRTSHAAVVARGLGRTAVCGVEEFEVDEAAGEIRRGGEVVARAGDVLSIDGSTGEVFRGSVPVEPSAVVRSLLGDGDGDTDADDPLVQAVHRMLEVADRRRHLRVRANADTPEDAARARALGAEGIGLVRTEHMFLGERRHLVEDLVLAADADERQRALSALLPLQREDFLGILRAMDGRHVTVRLLDPPLHEFLPDLTELSVKLARQEAEGVERDAHEQKMLQAVRALHEQNPMLGLRGVRLALTIPGLYGMQTRAILEAAAQLREQGLDPQVEIMIPLVSSVRELREITPEIRAVQEEVAQRTGQDLDTHIGTMIELPRAALRADEIAEEADFFSFGTNDLTQTTWGFSRDDVEAGFFFTYRDRGILLTSPFESIDQFGVGELVRIGAERGRSTRAELSLGVCGEHGGDPASIAFFHHVGLDYVSCSPFRVPVARLEAGRAALLEKEFELQH, from the coding sequence ATGACCACCTACGTGCAGATGTTCTCCGAGGGCGGCAAAGACCAGAAGGACCTGCTGGGCGGCAAGGGCGCAAACCTCGCCGAGATGACCCGGCTCGGGCTGCCCGTCCCGCCCGGTTTCACCATCACCACCGACGCCTGCCGCTGGTACATGACCCACGGTGCGCCGCCGGAGGAGCTTGAGGCGCAGGTCGACGCCGCGATGGCGACGGTGGAGACGGGCCTGGGCCGACGTTTCGGCGATCCGGAGAACCCGCTGCTGGTGGCCGTCCGCTCCGGCGCGAAGATGTCCATGCCCGGGATGATGGAGACGGTGCTGAACGTCGGCCTCAACGACCGCACCGTCGAGGGGCTCGCCGCCGTCTCCGGCTCCCCGCGGTTCGCTGTGGACTCCTATCGGCGTCTGCTGCAGATGTTCGGCCGCACTGTGCTCGACATCGACGCCGCGCTCTTCGAGCACGTGCTGGACGAGGCGCGCGCCGCGAAGGGCGTGCGCAGCGACACCGAGCTCGACGAAGCGGATCTGCGGGCTGTCGTCGCCCGCTTCCAGGAGATCATTCGCGAGCAGACCGGACACGAGTTCCCGCAGGACCCGCGCGAGCAGCTGCGCGCCTCCATCCGCGCGGTGTTCGACTCCTGGAACGGGCCGCGCGCCGTGGTCTACCGCAACACCGAGCGCATCCCGCACGACCTCGGCACCGCTGTGAACATCTGCTCCATGGTCTTCGGCAACCTTGATGACCGTTCCGCCTCCGGGGTGGCGTTCACCCGCGATCCCGCCACCGGCGCCCCCGGTGTCTACGGCGATTTCCTCGTCAACGCCCAGGGGGAGGACGTCGTCGCCGGCATCCGCAACACCCGCTCCCTGCCGGAGCTGCAGCAGCTGATGCCCGAGGTGTACGACGAGCTGATGGCGATCATGGCCCGCCTCGAGCGGCACTACCGGGACCTGTGCGACATCGAGTTCACGGTGGAATCGGGCCGGCTGTGGATGCTGCAGACCCGCGTGGGCAAGCGCACCGCCGAGGCCGCCTTCCGCATCGCCGCGACCCTGGTGGACGAGGCCGTCATCGACGAGGACGAGGCCCTCACCCGTGTGACCGGGGCACAGCTGTCGCGCCTGATGTTCCCCCGTTTCGCCACCGGCGGGGATCGGGAGCTCCTGGCCCGCGGCATGGATGCCTCCCCGGGCGCCGCCGTCGGCCGCATCGCCTTCACCAGCGCCGATGTCCTGGAGCTGCAGCGACGCGGGGAGGACGCGATCCTGGTGCGGCGCGAGACCAACCCCGATGACCTCGACGGCATGCTCGCCGCCGTCGGGATCCTCACCTCCCGCGGCGGGCGCACCTCCCACGCCGCCGTGGTCGCCCGCGGCCTCGGCCGCACCGCGGTGTGCGGCGTGGAGGAGTTCGAGGTCGACGAGGCCGCCGGGGAGATCCGCCGCGGCGGCGAGGTCGTGGCCCGCGCCGGGGATGTGCTCTCCATCGACGGGTCCACCGGTGAGGTGTTCCGCGGCTCGGTGCCGGTCGAACCCAGCGCCGTCGTGCGCTCCCTACTCGGGGACGGAGACGGGGACACGGACGCGGACGACCCGTTGGTGCAGGCGGTGCACCGGATGTTGGAGGTGGCCGACCGGCGCCGGCACCTGCGGGTGCGCGCGAACGCCGACACCCCGGAGGATGCCGCCCGCGCCCGGGCACTGGGCGCGGAGGGCATCGGCCTGGTCCGCACCGAGCACATGTTCCTGGGGGAGCGGCGCCACCTGGTCGAGGACCTGGTCCTCGCCGCCGACGCGGACGAGCGCCAGCGGGCCCTCTCCGCCCTGCTCCCGCTGCAGCGGGAGGACTTCCTCGGGATCCTGCGGGCGATGGACGGACGCCATGTGACCGTGCGTCTGCTGGACCCGCCGCTGCACGAGTTCCTGCCCGACCTCACCGAGCTGTCGGTGAAGCTCGCCCGGCAGGAGGCCGAGGGAGTCGAGCGCGACGCCCATGAGCAGAAGATGCTGCAGGCGGTACGTGCACTGCACGAGCAGAACCCCATGCTGGGGCTGCGCGGCGTGCGGCTCGCGCTGACCATCCCCGGCCTGTACGGGATGCAGACCCGGGCGATCCTCGAGGCCGCCGCCCAGCTGCGGGAGCAGGGCCTCGACCCGCAGGTCGAGATCATGATCCCGCTGGTGTCCTCCGTGCGGGAGCTGCGGGAGATCACCCCGGAGATCCGTGCCGTCCAGGAGGAGGTCGCCCAGCGCACCGGCCAGGACCTCGACACCCACATCGGCACCATGATCGAACTGCCGCGCGCCGCCCTGCGGGCCGACGAGATCGCCGAGGAGGCCGACTTCTTCTCCTTCGGCACCAACGACCTCACGCAGACCACGTGGGGCTTCTCGCGGGACGACGTCGAGGCCGGGTTCTTCTTCACCTACCGGGACCGCGGCATCCTGCTGACCAGCCCCTTCGAGTCGATCGACCAGTTCGGTGTCGGCGAGCTGGTGCGCATCGGCGCCGAGCGGGGCCGCTCCACCCGAGCGGAACTGTCGCTCGGTGTGTGCGGGGAGCACGGCGGCGACCCCGCCTCGATCGCCTTCTTCCACCACGTGGGTCTCGACTACGTCTCCTGCTCGCCGTTCCGCGTGCCGGTGGCGCGCCTTGAGGCCGGCCGCGCGGCGCTGCTGGAGAAGGAGTTCGAGCTGCAGCACTGA
- a CDS encoding NUDIX hydrolase encodes MAIPEFIQELRRHVGHSPLWLTGVSAYVFDADGTHLLVVRRADTGAWTPVTGIIDPGEEPARAAAREVLEEAGIRARVERLADVRVLPEIIYDNGDRARYLDLAFVLRHEAGEPYPADGENTAARWARLDDLPPMGPRFRDQLRIVQEDHCAAQFVR; translated from the coding sequence ATGGCCATCCCCGAGTTCATCCAGGAGCTCCGCCGCCACGTGGGGCACAGCCCGCTGTGGCTCACCGGGGTGAGCGCCTACGTGTTCGACGCCGACGGCACCCACCTTCTGGTGGTGCGGCGCGCCGACACCGGGGCGTGGACGCCGGTGACCGGGATCATCGACCCGGGGGAGGAGCCGGCCCGCGCCGCCGCCCGCGAGGTGCTGGAGGAGGCAGGGATCCGCGCCCGGGTGGAGCGGCTCGCCGACGTGCGCGTGCTGCCGGAGATCATCTACGACAACGGTGATCGCGCCCGCTACCTCGACCTGGCGTTCGTGCTGCGACACGAGGCCGGGGAGCCGTATCCCGCGGACGGGGAGAACACCGCCGCGCGCTGGGCCCGGCTCGATGACCTGCCGCCGATGGGCCCGCGGTTCCGCGACCAGTTGCGCATCGTGCAGGAGGACCACTGCGCGGCGCAGTTCGTGCGATGA
- a CDS encoding NYN domain-containing protein yields the protein MTIENVTYCTARISGASNPEGQREQDVYLRALAHTGSATRISFGTYVARVSTAPLAVKGRNSKPLLVEPDWPIMIQDHSGQDVPGATFMASVARREEKGSDVNIASHLLIDVLTRRVDAAVVISNDSDLAYPIGVAREHVPVGLINPTKGVRAGKLAGTPTEGAGNQWWYRLEPDDLYAHQLPNVISSRITKPAPW from the coding sequence GTGACGATCGAGAACGTCACCTACTGCACGGCCCGGATCAGCGGTGCGAGCAACCCCGAGGGGCAGCGGGAGCAGGACGTGTACCTGCGGGCTCTGGCGCACACGGGCTCGGCGACGAGGATCAGCTTCGGAACGTACGTCGCGCGCGTGTCGACGGCGCCGCTGGCCGTCAAAGGACGCAACAGCAAACCTCTTCTCGTCGAACCGGACTGGCCGATCATGATCCAGGACCACAGCGGCCAGGACGTCCCGGGCGCGACGTTCATGGCCTCCGTCGCCCGGCGCGAGGAGAAGGGCAGCGACGTGAACATCGCCTCCCATCTGCTGATCGACGTGCTCACCCGTAGGGTGGATGCGGCCGTCGTCATCAGCAATGACAGCGACCTCGCCTACCCGATCGGCGTCGCGCGCGAGCACGTTCCCGTCGGCCTGATCAACCCGACGAAAGGGGTCCGCGCGGGCAAGCTCGCAGGGACGCCGACCGAAGGCGCAGGCAACCAGTGGTGGTACCGTCTTGAGCCCGATGACCTCTACGCGCATCAGCTCCCGAACGTGATCTCGTCCCGGATCACGAAGCCCGCACCATGGTGA